From a single Saimiri boliviensis isolate mSaiBol1 chromosome 7, mSaiBol1.pri, whole genome shotgun sequence genomic region:
- the NR4A1 gene encoding nuclear receptor subfamily 4immunitygroup A member 1 has translation MPCIQAQYGTPAPSPGPRDHLASDPVTPEFIKPTMDLASPEAAPAAPTALPSFSTFMDGYTGEFDTFLYQLPGTVQPCSSASSSASSTSSSSATSPASASFKFEDFQVYGCYPGPLSGPVDEALSSSGSDYYGSPCSAPSPSTPSFQPPQLSPWDGSFGPFSPSQTYEGLRAWTEQLPKASGPPQPPAFFSFSPPTGPSPSLAQSPLKLFPSQAAHHLGEGESYSVPTAFPCLAPTSPHLEGSGILDAPMTSAKARSGAPGGSEGRCAVCGDNASCQHYGVRTCEGCKGFFKRTVQKNAKYICLANKDCPVDKRRRNRCQFCRFQKCLAVGMVKEVVRTDSLKGRRGRLPSKPKQPPDASPANLLTSLVRAHLDSGPSTAKLDYSKFQELVLPHFGKEDAGDVQQFYDLLSGSLEVIRKWAEKIPGFAELSPADQDLLLESAFLELFILRLAYRSKPGEGKLIFCSGLVLHRLQCARGFGDWIDSILAFSRSLHSLVVDVPAFACLSALVLITDRHGLQEPRRVEELQNRIASCLKEHVAAVAGEPQPASCLSRLLGKLPELRTLCTQGLQRIFYLKLEDLVPPPPIIDKIFMDTLPF, from the exons ATGCCCTGTATCCAAGCCCAATATGGGACACCAGCACCGAGTCCAGGACCCCGTGACCACCTGGCAAGTGACCCCGTGACCCCTGAGTTCATCAAGCCCACCATGGACCTGGCCAGCCCTGAGGCGGCTCCCGCTGCCcccactgccctgcccagctTCAGCACCTTCATGGACGGCTATACAGGAGAGTTTGACACCTTCCTCTACCAGCTGCCGGGAACAGTCCAGCCATGCTCCTCAGCCTCTTCCTCGGCCTCCTCCACATCCTCGTCCTCAGCCacctcccctgcctctgcctccttcaAGTTCGAGGACTTCCAGGTGTACGGCTGCTACCCCGGCCCCCTGAGCGGCCCAGTGGATGAGGCCCTGTCCTCCAGCGGCTCTGACTACTATGGCAGCCCCTGCTCGGCCCCGTCGCCGTCCACGCCCAGCTTCCAGCCGCCCCAGCTCTCTCCCTGGGATGGCTCGTTCGGCCCCTTCTCGCCCAGCCAGACTTATGAAGGCTTGCGGGCATGGACAGAGCAGCTACCCAAAGCCTCTGGGCCTCCACAGCCTCCAGCCTTCTTTTCCTTCAGCCCTCCCACcggtcccagccccagcctggcccagagCCCCCTGAAGTTGTTCCCTTCACAGGCTGCCCACCatctgggggagggagagagctATTCTGTGCCGACGGCCTTCCCATGCTTGGCACCCACTTCCCCACACCTGGAAGGCTCGGGGATACTGGATGCACCCATGACTTCAGCCAAAGCCCGGAGCGGGGCCCCAGGTGGAAGCGAAGGCCGCTGTGCTGTGTGTGGGGACAACGCGTCGTGCCAGCATTACGGTGTCCGTACCTGCGAGGGCTGCAAGGGCTTCTTCAAG CGCACAGTGCAGAAAAACGCCAAGTACatctgcctggccaacaaggaCTGCCCTGTGGACAAGCGGCGGCGAAACCGCTGCCAGTTCTGCCGCTTCCAGAAGTGCCTGGCCGTAGGCATGGTGAAGGAAG TTGTCCGAACAGACAGCCTGAAGGGGCGGAGGGGCCGACTACCTTCAAAACCCAAGCAGCCCCCGGATGCCTCCCCTGCCAATCTCCTCACCTCCCTGGTCCGTGCACACCTGGACTCGGGGCCCAGCACTGCCAAACTGGACTACTCCAAG TTCCAGGAGCTGGTGCTGCCCCACTTTGGGAAGGAAGACGCTGGGGATGTGCAGCAGTTCTACGACCTGCTTTCCGGTTCCCTGGAGGTCATCCGCAAGTGGGCGGAGAAGATCCCTGGCTTTGCGGAGCTGTCACCAGCTGACCAGGACCTGTTGCTGGAGTCGGCCTTCCTGGAGCTCTTCATCCTCCGCCTGGCATACCG gtctaaGCCAGGCGAGGGCAAGCTCATCTTCTGCTCAGGCCTGGTGCTGCACCGGCTGCAGTGTGCCCGTGGCTTCGGTGACTGGATTGACAGCATCCTGGCCTTCTCAAGGTCCCTGCACAGCTTGGTTGTCGATGTCCCTGCCTTTGCCTGCCTGTCTGCTCTTGTCCTCATCACCG ACCGGCATGGGCTGCAGGAGCCACGGCGGGTGGAGGAGCTGCAGAACCGCATCGCCAGCTGCTTGAAGGAGCACGTGGCGGCTGTGGCAGGTGAACCCCAGCCGGCCAGCTGCCTGTCACGTCTGCTGGGCAAACTGCCCGAGCTGCGGACCCTGTGCACCCAGGGCCTGCAGCGGATCTTCTACCTCAAGCTGGAGGACTTGGTGCCCCCTCCGCCTATCATCGACAAGATCTTCATGGACACGCTGCCCTTCTGA